Proteins encoded by one window of Martelella endophytica:
- a CDS encoding putative B6 ABC transporter permease subunit 1 — protein sequence MSGLLTEAFLSSLLTGAIVAAIPMLLAGLGEQMSEKAGVLNIGIEGMMLMGAYMGFLVAFKTESLWLGFLGGILGGVLVAIVMAVLCVRLGLNQIVIGIGLTLGVEGLTALLHHFQFSRTYPRLPAPERLNIPGLTDLPVIGPSLFGRHLIVYLALVAVVVLAFLYRRTNLGMTLRAAGERPAALDVAGGNVLGVRVFAVMFTGAMAGLGGAYLANIGAGLFLPFMTGGAGFIGIVLAMLARGRPLWVLTGSLIFGAALSLATALQVAGSTIPTDVIQMLPFAAVMLVLVLFGRRAKLPAALGAAYERGAR from the coding sequence ATGAGCGGATTGCTAACCGAGGCGTTCCTGTCGTCGCTTCTCACAGGCGCGATCGTCGCCGCGATCCCGATGCTTCTGGCCGGTCTCGGCGAGCAGATGTCGGAAAAGGCGGGCGTGCTCAATATCGGCATCGAAGGCATGATGCTGATGGGGGCCTATATGGGCTTTCTCGTGGCCTTCAAGACCGAGTCCCTGTGGCTGGGCTTTCTGGGCGGCATCCTGGGCGGCGTGCTGGTCGCCATCGTCATGGCCGTGCTCTGCGTGCGTCTGGGGCTGAACCAGATCGTGATCGGCATCGGCCTGACGCTTGGGGTGGAGGGCCTGACCGCGCTGCTTCACCACTTCCAGTTCTCGCGCACCTATCCGCGCCTGCCGGCGCCGGAGCGTCTCAACATTCCGGGGCTCACCGATCTGCCGGTGATCGGGCCGTCGCTGTTCGGGCGTCACCTGATTGTGTATCTGGCGCTCGTGGCTGTCGTGGTGCTGGCGTTTCTCTATCGGCGCACCAATCTCGGCATGACCTTGCGGGCTGCCGGCGAACGTCCGGCGGCACTTGATGTGGCCGGCGGCAACGTGCTCGGCGTGCGCGTCTTCGCGGTTATGTTCACCGGTGCCATGGCGGGGCTCGGCGGCGCTTACCTCGCCAATATCGGGGCGGGGCTGTTCCTGCCCTTCATGACCGGCGGTGCGGGTTTCATCGGCATCGTGCTTGCCATGCTGGCGCGGGGCAGGCCGCTGTGGGTCCTGACCGGCTCGCTGATCTTCGGCGCGGCGCTGTCGCTGGCAACCGCGCTTCAGGTCGCGGGCTCGACCATTCCGACAGATGTCATCCAGATGCTGCCCTTTGCGGCGGTGATGTTGGTCCTCGTGCTTTTCGGCCGCCGGGCGAAACTGCCTGCAGCACTCGGCGCTGCCTACGAACGCGGCGCCCGCTAA
- a CDS encoding GntR family transcriptional regulator — protein MPPELNLRVLPRTVQQETVEKLRLAIFSGVFEPGSRLIESQLCVQLGISRPSLREALRSLAAERLIDIVPNRGPSVPALTWEEVTAIYEVRQLLEVEAAGRCSQRISKEQLLALKDALDAFEKAASSNDSLARVTTAADFYSVILANCGNPILEEIHRGLVARISLFRSRSMSLKGRADSSLAEMKEIYEAIVAGDEKAARKASKKHILEAMAATKRSMDGGS, from the coding sequence ATGCCGCCAGAGCTGAATTTACGAGTGCTACCGCGCACGGTGCAGCAGGAGACGGTCGAGAAGCTGCGGCTGGCGATTTTCTCCGGCGTTTTCGAACCGGGGAGCCGCCTGATCGAGAGCCAGTTATGCGTGCAGCTTGGCATCAGCCGTCCGTCTCTTCGCGAAGCACTGCGCAGCCTGGCGGCGGAACGCCTGATCGACATCGTGCCGAACCGTGGGCCTTCGGTGCCCGCCCTGACGTGGGAAGAGGTAACCGCCATCTACGAGGTGCGGCAATTGCTGGAAGTCGAGGCAGCCGGGCGCTGTTCGCAAAGGATTTCCAAGGAACAACTGCTGGCGCTCAAGGACGCGCTTGACGCATTCGAAAAGGCCGCCTCAAGCAATGACAGCCTGGCACGGGTTACCACGGCCGCAGACTTCTACTCCGTCATCCTCGCAAATTGCGGAAATCCGATCCTTGAGGAAATCCACCGGGGTCTGGTGGCCAGGATCAGCCTTTTCCGCTCGCGCTCAATGTCACTGAAAGGGCGCGCCGACAGCAGTCTGGCGGAGATGAAGGAAATTTACGAAGCCATCGTCGCGGGCGACGAGAAAGCCGCCCGCAAGGCTTCCAAAAAGCACATTCTCGAGGCGATGGCAGCAACGAAAAGGTCGATGGACGGCGGGAGCTGA
- the pldH gene encoding pyridoxal 4-dehydrogenase, SDR-type: MSTSLEGRKAVVTGAAQGIGKAIARALAEAGAKVVISDINGEGAKAAAAEIGHGAVGVTCDSTKVDEVETMLEDAAENGAIDILVNNASIVPYIAWDDVDMAHWQKIIDTNLTSVFIASRKATDMMRAAGRKGTVLNMASNSFYAGTPNMSAYVAAKGGVIGFTRALATEVGKYGIRVNAVTPGLIESDGVKASPHAESFGFVEMLQAMPGKGQPTDIAKVVAFLVSDDAGWMTGQCVNVDAGMIRL; encoded by the coding sequence ATGAGTACCAGTCTTGAAGGCCGCAAGGCCGTTGTCACCGGCGCAGCGCAGGGCATTGGCAAGGCCATCGCCAGGGCGCTGGCCGAAGCCGGCGCAAAGGTCGTGATCTCCGATATCAACGGCGAAGGCGCAAAGGCCGCCGCCGCCGAAATCGGCCACGGCGCAGTCGGCGTCACCTGCGATTCCACCAAGGTGGATGAGGTCGAGACGATGCTGGAAGACGCCGCTGAAAACGGCGCGATCGACATCCTCGTCAACAACGCCTCCATCGTTCCCTATATCGCATGGGACGATGTGGACATGGCCCACTGGCAGAAGATCATCGACACCAATCTGACAAGCGTCTTCATCGCCAGCCGCAAGGCGACCGACATGATGCGCGCCGCCGGCCGCAAGGGCACGGTGCTCAACATGGCATCGAACTCCTTTTACGCCGGTACGCCAAACATGTCGGCCTATGTGGCGGCCAAGGGCGGCGTGATCGGTTTCACCCGCGCGCTCGCAACCGAAGTCGGCAAATACGGCATCCGCGTCAACGCGGTCACGCCGGGCCTGATCGAATCCGACGGCGTCAAGGCGAGCCCGCATGCCGAGAGCTTCGGTTTCGTGGAAATGCTGCAGGCCATGCCCGGCAAGGGCCAGCCCACCGATATCGCCAAGGTCGTGGCCTTCCTCGTCTCCGACGACGCAGGCTGGATGACCGGCCAGTGCGTCAACGTCGACGCCGGCATGATACGTCTCTAG
- a CDS encoding putative B6 ABC transporter ATP-binding protein, with protein sequence MATPTDLSPETGAGVIGVHGVTKRFPGVIAVNNVSLTFHPGEVHVLLGENGAGKSTLVGILSGLQPPDEGYLSLHGEKTRLSSPSASLDAGISTVFQHSMLVPTLTVLENLTLGAPWYQRPPRAQIAARMKELKRQFALSLPLDAITGELSLGQQQQIEIARALLRDSKVLILDEATSMLTPQGAQELGERMQQLVKSGLAVIFITHKLAEAYRYGDRISVLKQGALAGEMGPEQLKSMSEDEAVDEIVRLMFGREAGATSTEHRKSTARDNVALRVENLSTEGDADVIGLQDISLSLRAGEIVGVAGIDGNGQKQLAEAMAGQRPLKSGRVELEGEDITRASIAQRRRKGLRYLTDDRLSEGSVAAFPISENTVLKDIGRPPFWVNGLERPHRIADHARNLIARFSVSTPSETTPIGRLSGGNIQKVLLGRELSGEARVVVFNKPTYGLDLQNIDTSRQRIADIAERGLAVLLISTDLDELMALSDRIAVMEGGRIRGIVENDGSGEALRLRIGRMMAGEEEVKQATA encoded by the coding sequence GTGGCAACCCCGACAGACCTGTCCCCGGAAACGGGGGCAGGCGTCATCGGCGTGCACGGTGTAACCAAGCGCTTTCCTGGCGTGATCGCGGTCAACAACGTGTCGCTCACATTTCATCCCGGCGAGGTTCATGTCCTTCTGGGCGAGAACGGCGCCGGCAAATCGACACTGGTAGGAATACTTTCCGGTCTCCAGCCGCCGGACGAAGGTTACCTGTCGCTTCATGGCGAGAAAACCCGGCTTTCGAGCCCCTCGGCCAGCCTCGATGCTGGCATCAGCACGGTCTTCCAGCATTCCATGCTGGTTCCGACTCTGACGGTTCTGGAAAACCTGACGCTCGGCGCGCCCTGGTATCAGCGTCCGCCCCGTGCGCAGATTGCGGCGCGCATGAAGGAACTGAAGCGGCAATTCGCGCTTTCCCTCCCGCTCGACGCCATCACCGGCGAGCTTTCGCTCGGCCAGCAGCAGCAGATCGAGATCGCCCGCGCGCTTTTGCGCGACAGCAAGGTGCTGATCCTCGACGAGGCGACCTCCATGCTGACGCCGCAAGGCGCGCAGGAGCTTGGCGAGCGCATGCAGCAGTTGGTCAAAAGCGGGCTGGCGGTGATCTTCATCACCCACAAGCTGGCCGAGGCCTACCGTTATGGCGACCGCATTTCCGTGCTCAAGCAGGGTGCGCTTGCCGGCGAAATGGGTCCGGAACAGTTGAAATCCATGTCCGAGGACGAGGCGGTGGACGAGATCGTCCGTCTGATGTTCGGCCGCGAGGCCGGCGCCACGTCGACCGAACACCGCAAGAGCACGGCCCGCGACAATGTCGCTCTCAGGGTCGAGAACCTTTCGACCGAGGGCGATGCCGATGTCATCGGTCTTCAGGACATTTCGCTCAGCCTGCGTGCAGGCGAAATCGTCGGTGTGGCCGGGATCGATGGCAATGGCCAGAAGCAGCTCGCCGAGGCCATGGCGGGCCAGCGGCCCCTCAAGTCCGGACGCGTCGAACTTGAAGGCGAGGATATCACCCGCGCCTCCATCGCACAGCGCCGCCGCAAGGGGCTCCGCTACCTGACGGACGACCGTCTGTCCGAAGGCTCGGTCGCCGCCTTTCCGATTTCGGAGAACACGGTGCTGAAGGATATCGGCAGGCCGCCCTTCTGGGTGAACGGCCTGGAGCGGCCCCACCGCATCGCAGATCACGCGCGCAATCTCATCGCCCGGTTTTCGGTGAGCACGCCGAGCGAGACCACCCCGATCGGGCGATTGTCGGGCGGCAATATCCAGAAGGTCCTGCTGGGGCGGGAGCTTTCCGGCGAGGCCCGCGTCGTGGTGTTCAACAAGCCGACCTACGGTCTGGACCTCCAGAACATCGACACATCGCGCCAACGCATCGCCGATATCGCCGAGCGCGGCTTGGCAGTGCTGTTGATCTCCACCGACCTCGACGAGCTGATGGCCCTGTCGGACCGGATCGCGGTGATGGAAGGCGGCCGGATCCGCGGCATCGTCGAAAACGACGGCAGCGGCGAGGCGCTGCGCCTGCGCATCGGCCGGATGATGGCCGGCGAGGAAGAAGTGAAACAGGCGACGGCATGA
- a CDS encoding putative B6 ABC transporter permease subunit 2: MTMQDDIKSVSAEKKTEAASTARSVNERSAFQRILTLTVGPIIAAFLLSAIILMLVGVNPLTYYGYILERSLFSGLGLEQTATRMAPLLFLAAGLIVAFRAGIWNLGTDGQFLLGAVAAAATAPLLIGILPGWAVLLVGFLLAALVGALWSVIPALLKAYQGVNEIITTLMMSFLGVLLASTLVKLLFRDPATTVPQTRTLPVDDRLPRLFDTSISSGLIWGLIAVLAVHLMMTRTSFGLRLRMVGANPAAATHAGLSVPLLTMATFGLSAGLAGLAGASEILGVAGNVPANWNPAYGLMVIPLVFLARFNGFGAIVLVFFYSALMIGSESAARRLGVPQNFTLVLVASLLICLGLGEYIDQHKRKKER; encoded by the coding sequence ATGACCATGCAAGATGACATCAAGTCCGTATCGGCGGAGAAGAAGACCGAGGCGGCAAGCACTGCCCGGTCGGTGAATGAACGCAGCGCCTTCCAGCGCATCCTGACATTGACGGTCGGTCCGATCATCGCCGCCTTCCTGCTGTCGGCAATCATCCTGATGCTGGTGGGTGTCAATCCGCTGACCTATTACGGCTATATCCTCGAACGATCGCTGTTTTCGGGATTGGGGCTGGAGCAGACGGCAACCCGCATGGCGCCGCTGCTGTTTCTCGCTGCCGGCCTGATCGTCGCGTTCCGGGCGGGAATCTGGAACCTTGGCACGGACGGGCAGTTCCTGCTCGGCGCCGTTGCCGCCGCAGCCACCGCTCCGCTTCTGATCGGCATCCTGCCCGGCTGGGCGGTGCTGCTCGTCGGCTTTCTGCTGGCCGCCCTCGTCGGCGCGCTCTGGTCGGTCATACCGGCGCTGCTCAAGGCCTATCAGGGCGTCAACGAGATCATCACCACCTTGATGATGTCGTTTCTCGGCGTGCTGCTCGCATCGACGCTGGTCAAGCTTCTCTTCAGGGATCCGGCAACCACGGTGCCGCAGACCCGCACGCTTCCGGTGGACGATCGCCTGCCGCGGCTGTTCGACACCTCGATTTCCAGCGGGCTGATCTGGGGGCTGATCGCGGTTCTCGCCGTTCATCTGATGATGACCCGCACATCCTTCGGTCTGCGGCTGCGGATGGTGGGGGCTAATCCGGCCGCCGCCACCCATGCGGGCCTGTCGGTGCCGCTCCTGACCATGGCGACGTTCGGGCTTTCGGCCGGCTTGGCCGGGCTTGCGGGCGCATCCGAAATCCTCGGTGTTGCCGGCAATGTGCCGGCCAACTGGAACCCCGCATATGGGCTGATGGTCATTCCGCTGGTGTTTCTCGCCCGCTTCAACGGCTTTGGCGCGATCGTGCTGGTCTTCTTCTACTCGGCGCTGATGATCGGCAGCGAGAGCGCCGCGCGTCGTCTCGGCGTGCCGCAGAACTTCACCCTCGTGCTGGTCGCGAGCCTGCTGATCTGCCTCGGGCTCGGCGAATATATCGATCAGCACAAACGCAAGAAGGAGCGTTGA
- the pldA gene encoding 4-pyridoxolactonase, whose protein sequence is MADTKVFLLDGGSLVLDGFHIWWNKGPGGEVRFPVYSVLVDHPKGKFLIDTGYDFDHVQKVLPFEKPQQTKDQTIPGALKLLGLEPKDIDVLFNSHFHFDHVGGNKFFPDAKKICHKDELPQAAKCQPFEVLGYSDLAFSTDVAEARGMSDQLSAGQTAANTRFELIEGDVELAPGVTLIYTPGHTIGHYSLLVEFDTRRPLLLTLDAAYTRKNYEQDINAGFHIDPVAGVNSMRRLKEIEKAKDAEVLFSHDPESFKDYKTGVNFYG, encoded by the coding sequence ATGGCTGACACCAAGGTATTCCTGCTCGATGGCGGTTCGCTGGTGCTCGACGGTTTCCATATCTGGTGGAACAAGGGTCCGGGTGGCGAGGTTCGCTTTCCCGTCTATTCCGTGCTCGTTGATCATCCAAAGGGCAAGTTCCTGATCGATACCGGCTATGATTTCGACCACGTGCAGAAGGTGCTGCCGTTCGAAAAGCCGCAGCAGACCAAGGACCAGACGATACCCGGCGCGCTGAAGCTTCTGGGGCTGGAGCCAAAGGACATCGACGTCCTGTTCAACTCGCATTTCCATTTCGACCATGTCGGCGGCAACAAGTTCTTCCCCGACGCCAAGAAGATCTGCCACAAGGACGAGTTGCCGCAGGCGGCCAAATGCCAGCCTTTCGAAGTGCTCGGCTATTCCGACCTCGCCTTCTCCACCGATGTGGCGGAAGCGCGCGGCATGAGCGATCAGCTCAGCGCCGGCCAGACGGCGGCCAACACCAGGTTCGAACTGATCGAGGGCGATGTCGAACTCGCGCCGGGCGTGACGCTGATCTACACGCCGGGCCATACGATCGGGCACTATTCGCTGCTGGTGGAATTCGACACCCGCCGTCCGCTGCTTCTCACGCTTGATGCCGCCTATACCCGCAAGAACTACGAGCAGGACATCAATGCCGGTTTCCACATCGATCCCGTGGCCGGCGTGAACTCGATGCGCCGCCTGAAGGAGATCGAGAAGGCGAAGGACGCCGAGGTCCTGTTCAGCCACGATCCGGAGAGCTTCAAGGACTACAAGACCGGCGTCAATTTCTACGGCTGA
- a CDS encoding alpha-hydroxy acid oxidase, producing MSRPLISVEDLRRRAKARMPRFAFDYIDGGAGREMALQRSEAAFRETCLTPRVLVNSVTPADLGTRFLGRDWALPFGIAPMGLPGLAWPGADLMMARAAEAAGAPMVAATPGTARLEAVRHAAPTVSMFQLYVGASPEITEDLIARAERAGYDTLIVTADVPRPGKRLRDLRNGFSLPLRPGPRMLAELARCPAWSLATARHGSPSLINLADYAEPGASASGLAALMARQSSGRLDWQVFAEIRKRWSGKLVLKGVMAAEDALRAHEAGADAVWISSHGGRQLDAAPATLTALRQIRAALPSDIPLAMDGGVRNGEDILKALEAGADFVFIGRPFLYAIGAMRAAGPAALFEMFAAELEAAMALTGRRSLALTGA from the coding sequence ATGTCCCGTCCCCTGATCTCGGTTGAGGATCTGCGCCGTCGCGCCAAAGCCCGCATGCCGCGTTTTGCCTTCGACTACATCGATGGCGGCGCGGGCCGGGAGATGGCCCTGCAGCGCAGCGAGGCGGCTTTCCGGGAAACCTGCCTGACCCCGCGTGTGCTGGTTAATTCCGTCACGCCCGCCGATCTTGGCACGCGGTTTCTCGGGCGCGACTGGGCGCTGCCGTTCGGGATTGCGCCGATGGGGCTGCCGGGTCTCGCCTGGCCCGGCGCCGACCTGATGATGGCCCGTGCGGCCGAAGCGGCGGGCGCGCCGATGGTGGCGGCAACGCCGGGCACCGCGCGGCTGGAGGCGGTGCGCCACGCCGCGCCGACCGTCTCGATGTTTCAGCTCTATGTCGGCGCCTCTCCCGAGATCACCGAGGACCTGATCGCCCGTGCCGAGCGCGCGGGTTACGACACGTTGATCGTCACGGCCGACGTCCCGCGCCCCGGCAAGCGCCTCAGGGATCTTCGCAACGGCTTTTCGCTGCCGCTCAGGCCCGGCCCGCGCATGCTCGCCGAACTCGCGCGCTGCCCGGCCTGGAGCCTGGCCACCGCACGACATGGCTCTCCTTCACTGATCAATCTCGCCGACTACGCAGAACCGGGCGCAAGTGCCAGCGGTCTTGCGGCGCTGATGGCGCGCCAGAGTTCCGGGCGGCTGGACTGGCAGGTCTTTGCTGAAATCCGCAAGCGCTGGTCCGGCAAACTGGTGCTGAAGGGCGTGATGGCGGCCGAAGATGCATTGAGAGCGCACGAGGCCGGCGCCGATGCGGTCTGGATTTCCAGCCATGGCGGGCGCCAGCTCGACGCAGCGCCGGCGACGCTGACGGCATTGCGGCAGATCCGTGCAGCCCTCCCGTCCGATATTCCGCTCGCCATGGATGGCGGTGTGCGCAACGGCGAGGATATTCTGAAAGCGCTGGAAGCCGGCGCCGATTTCGTCTTCATCGGCCGCCCTTTCCTCTATGCTATCGGCGCCATGCGCGCTGCAGGGCCCGCCGCGCTTTTCGAGATGTTTGCAGCCGAACTCGAAGCTGCCATGGCCTTGACCGGTCGCCGTTCCCTCGCCCTCACCGGCGCGTAG
- a CDS encoding GMC family oxidoreductase, producing the protein MTGAQPAERTRADVVIVGGGSAGALLAARLSANPARSVLLVEAGEEPSDPDIWRPAAWPALQGRAYDWDYLTEPQAGTHGRVHHWARGKLIGGSSCLHAMGYMRGHPQDYQAWVEATGDLRWSWEALLPVFEAIEDRPQGAGRGPMPVYMPDEEVSPLTRAFIETGVSLGLTRLPDHNDGRMVGVTPNSLNIRDGRRVTVAEAWLTPDIRARENLSILTGTRVQRLVIDGSRVHRIEGVGPQGRIGISADQVILSAGALESPALLMRSGIGPQDVLAAASVDCLIDMPGIGRNLQDHLLGAGNLYATRKPLPASRLQHSESMAYMRAGDFTATGRPEIVVGCGVAPIVSECFQAPEPGTAYSFLFGVTNPTSRGSLRIGGPNLDDRLIIDPAYLQTEHDRAMFRNALEAARTIGHADGLAEWRDRELLPGPLGSKAEIDEFIAKAAITHHHPSGTLRMGKDDAAVVDPDLRLKSLDNLHVVDASVIPNLTAGPIHAAVLAIAESFARTVTSGE; encoded by the coding sequence ATGACCGGCGCCCAACCTGCGGAGCGGACGCGCGCAGACGTGGTCATTGTCGGCGGCGGCTCGGCCGGCGCCCTGCTGGCCGCCCGGCTGAGCGCGAACCCGGCGCGCAGCGTTCTGCTGGTCGAAGCCGGCGAGGAACCTTCCGACCCCGATATCTGGAGGCCTGCGGCCTGGCCGGCGCTTCAGGGCCGTGCTTACGACTGGGACTATCTCACGGAGCCGCAGGCCGGGACCCATGGCAGGGTTCACCATTGGGCGCGCGGCAAGCTGATCGGCGGATCGAGCTGCCTTCATGCCATGGGCTACATGCGCGGCCACCCACAAGACTATCAGGCCTGGGTCGAAGCGACCGGCGATCTGCGCTGGAGCTGGGAAGCGCTTTTGCCGGTCTTCGAGGCGATCGAAGACCGCCCGCAAGGCGCCGGCCGCGGCCCGATGCCCGTTTACATGCCCGATGAAGAGGTCAGCCCCCTCACCCGCGCATTCATCGAGACCGGCGTCTCGCTCGGCCTGACACGCCTTCCCGACCACAATGACGGACGGATGGTCGGCGTCACCCCCAATTCCCTGAACATTCGCGACGGGCGCCGGGTCACGGTGGCCGAGGCCTGGCTGACACCGGATATCCGCGCGCGCGAAAACCTCAGCATTCTCACCGGCACAAGGGTGCAACGGCTGGTCATTGACGGCAGCCGGGTGCACCGGATCGAAGGCGTCGGCCCACAAGGCAGGATCGGCATTTCCGCCGATCAGGTCATCCTCAGCGCGGGCGCGCTGGAAAGCCCGGCCCTCCTGATGCGCTCCGGCATCGGGCCGCAGGATGTGCTCGCTGCTGCGTCTGTCGACTGCCTGATCGACATGCCGGGCATCGGTCGCAATCTGCAGGACCATCTGCTCGGCGCCGGCAATCTTTATGCGACCAGGAAACCCCTGCCGGCATCGCGCCTGCAACACTCCGAATCGATGGCCTATATGCGGGCCGGCGACTTCACCGCCACCGGACGACCCGAGATCGTGGTCGGCTGCGGCGTGGCGCCGATCGTATCCGAATGCTTTCAGGCGCCGGAGCCCGGCACGGCCTATTCATTCCTCTTCGGCGTCACCAACCCGACCAGCCGCGGCAGCTTGCGCATCGGCGGGCCAAACCTCGACGACCGGCTGATCATCGACCCGGCCTATCTGCAGACCGAGCATGACCGCGCCATGTTCCGCAACGCTCTCGAGGCCGCGCGCACGATCGGACATGCGGACGGGCTTGCCGAATGGCGGGACCGCGAGCTGCTCCCGGGCCCGCTCGGCAGCAAGGCGGAGATCGACGAATTCATCGCCAAGGCAGCCATAACCCATCACCACCCCTCAGGCACCCTTAGGATGGGCAAGGACGACGCCGCCGTTGTCGATCCGGATCTCAGGCTGAAATCGCTCGACAATCTTCATGTGGTGGACGCCTCCGTCATACCCAACCTGACAGCGGGCCCAATCCACGCCGCCGTTCTGGCAATTGCCGAGAGCTTTGCCCGCACGGTAACCTCTGGCGAATGA
- the ppaT gene encoding pyridoxamine--pyruvate transaminase, with amino-acid sequence MKYPETKPPVFTLTAGPVDAYPEVLRALGTTVLYDYDPAFQAFFEDLTLKAQEALGCDLPPLILQGEPVLALEGAAASLIAKDDVVLNLASGVYGKGFGYWAARYAKKVEEIEVPYNTAIDPEEVRAFLQKHPEIKIVCVCHHDTPSGTLNDIDAIGAVVAEAGGLLLVDAVSSWGGMPTSPTSSQAAIYVTGPNKCLGCPPALSLVTVSEAAWAKIEANPDAPFASMLSFTDWKNAWKKTEPFPFTPSVAELNGLSAALDRYLEEGPEAVWQRHAVTAKVCREGIKAMGIELWPASEDIASPTATAVKMPDGIDAGRVLAEARARYGVSMSAGRAETLGKLIRIGHMGPTAQPAYALLAVAALGGALKAAGASVDVAAGLAAAQAAWDAAIDE; translated from the coding sequence ATGAAATATCCTGAAACCAAACCCCCGGTCTTCACGCTGACGGCCGGCCCCGTGGATGCCTATCCGGAAGTGCTGCGCGCGCTCGGCACCACGGTGCTCTATGACTACGACCCGGCCTTCCAGGCCTTCTTCGAGGATCTGACCCTGAAGGCGCAGGAAGCGCTCGGCTGCGACTTACCGCCGCTGATCCTGCAGGGCGAGCCGGTACTGGCGCTGGAAGGGGCCGCCGCCTCGCTGATCGCCAAGGACGACGTGGTCCTGAACCTCGCCTCCGGCGTCTATGGCAAGGGTTTTGGCTATTGGGCCGCGCGCTATGCCAAAAAGGTCGAGGAAATCGAGGTGCCCTACAACACCGCGATCGATCCTGAAGAGGTCCGCGCCTTCCTCCAGAAACATCCGGAAATCAAGATCGTCTGCGTCTGCCACCACGACACGCCGTCGGGCACGCTGAACGATATCGACGCGATTGGCGCCGTTGTCGCCGAGGCCGGCGGGCTGCTGCTTGTCGATGCGGTTTCCTCCTGGGGCGGCATGCCCACGAGCCCGACCTCCAGCCAGGCGGCAATCTACGTCACCGGCCCGAACAAGTGCCTCGGCTGCCCGCCGGCGCTGTCGCTGGTTACCGTATCCGAAGCGGCATGGGCCAAGATCGAGGCCAATCCGGACGCTCCCTTTGCCTCCATGCTGAGCTTCACCGACTGGAAGAACGCCTGGAAGAAGACCGAGCCCTTCCCCTTCACCCCGTCGGTGGCCGAACTCAACGGCCTGAGCGCCGCGCTTGACCGCTATCTGGAGGAAGGCCCTGAAGCCGTCTGGCAGCGCCATGCGGTGACCGCGAAAGTCTGCCGCGAAGGCATCAAGGCTATGGGGATCGAGCTCTGGCCGGCATCGGAAGACATCGCGTCGCCGACGGCGACCGCGGTGAAGATGCCCGACGGCATTGATGCCGGTCGGGTGCTGGCGGAAGCCCGCGCGCGTTACGGCGTCTCCATGTCCGCCGGCCGGGCGGAAACGCTCGGCAAGCTGATCCGCATCGGCCATATGGGTCCGACCGCTCAACCGGCCTACGCGCTGCTGGCCGTCGCCGCCCTGGGCGGTGCGCTGAAGGCAGCGGGCGCGAGCGTGGATGTGGCTGCGGGACTTGCCGCGGCACAGGCCGCCTGGGACGCAGCAATCGACGAATAG
- a CDS encoding putative B6 ABC transporter substrate-binding protein yields MKNLLVSVALSAVLGAPAAFAAEVDTIAILTPEQGSDYGWNQQGVEAAKAAAEATGVEIIVAEGLGYGDVRAPMRELAADGADLMIAHASGYNTAGPEIAEETGVPVAIVDTPNGLVEGLVADYTLSGHEGAYLAGRLAAKMTTTGTVGIVVSGEPPSWNSQSAGFAEGVHAENPDVKILYSVIGPAAYSDAAGGNRVTTSVIAAGADIIFGQGNGSSFGMIQAVESNKATDGSDVLFIDVIGDKSELDKGHLLTSVLWDMTPVYTAMIEDLKADQFGTHGYAISLADDSVKLVKTPQVDEAAWTEVMALRDQIIAGEITVEPKFDASDVRALVTVTE; encoded by the coding sequence ATGAAGAACCTACTTGTTTCAGTTGCGCTTAGCGCGGTGCTCGGAGCGCCGGCAGCCTTTGCTGCTGAAGTTGATACCATAGCCATCCTCACTCCGGAACAAGGGAGTGACTATGGCTGGAACCAGCAGGGCGTCGAAGCGGCCAAGGCCGCTGCCGAAGCGACCGGCGTCGAGATCATCGTCGCCGAAGGCCTGGGTTATGGCGATGTCCGCGCGCCGATGCGTGAACTGGCGGCCGATGGCGCCGATCTGATGATCGCGCACGCCAGCGGCTACAACACCGCCGGTCCGGAAATCGCCGAGGAAACCGGCGTGCCGGTTGCCATCGTCGACACACCCAACGGTTTGGTCGAAGGCCTTGTCGCCGACTACACGCTTTCCGGTCACGAAGGCGCCTATCTTGCCGGTCGCCTGGCCGCCAAGATGACGACCACCGGCACTGTCGGTATCGTCGTTTCCGGCGAGCCGCCCTCATGGAACTCGCAGTCGGCAGGCTTTGCCGAGGGCGTTCATGCCGAAAACCCGGACGTCAAGATCCTCTACTCGGTCATCGGCCCGGCAGCCTATTCCGATGCCGCGGGCGGCAACCGCGTGACCACCTCGGTCATCGCAGCCGGCGCCGACATCATCTTCGGTCAAGGCAATGGCTCGAGCTTCGGCATGATCCAGGCCGTTGAATCCAACAAGGCCACCGACGGTTCCGACGTGCTCTTCATCGACGTGATCGGCGACAAGTCCGAGCTCGACAAGGGCCACCTGCTGACCTCGGTTCTGTGGGACATGACCCCCGTCTACACCGCCATGATCGAAGACCTGAAGGCCGACCAGTTCGGCACCCACGGTTACGCGATCAGCCTGGCGGACGATTCCGTCAAGCTCGTCAAGACGCCGCAGGTCGACGAGGCCGCCTGGACCGAGGTGATGGCGCTGCGCGATCAGATCATCGCAGGCGAGATCACTGTCGAGCCGAAGTTCGATGCGAGCGATGTTCGCGCTCTGGTCACCGTGACTGAGTGA